Proteins from one Bacteroides zhangwenhongii genomic window:
- a CDS encoding S8 family peptidase, which produces MKKFILLILTLTVCLGGFAQFTPGDTLKYRISLKDKAATDYSLQKPEKYLSKKSIERRKKQGLKIDSTDLPVCKKYVDAIRRKGVHILVTGKWENFVTVSCNDSVLIDEIARLPFVRSAEKVWKGKMEKATRRDSLINKPLRTDSLYGPACTQIEISKANLLHDAGFKGKGMTIAVIDAGFHNVDKIEAMKNIDIQGVRDFVNPEADIYAESSHGMSVLSCMAMNQPNVMIGTAPEASYWLLRSEDEYSENLVEQDYWAAAIEFADSVGVDLVNTSLGYYSFDDPTKNYRYRDLNGHYALMSREASHAADKGMVVVCSAGNSGAGSWKKITPPGDAENVITVGAINKRGELAPFSSVGNTADGRVKPDVVAVGLGSDVMGTNGNLSRANGTSFSSPIMCGMVACLWQACPKLTAKEIIEIVRRSGDRAGFPDNIYGYGIPDLWRAYLDSSSKEKK; this is translated from the coding sequence ATGAAGAAGTTTATACTATTGATTCTTACTTTAACTGTGTGCTTGGGTGGATTCGCCCAATTTACTCCCGGAGATACCTTGAAGTATCGTATCAGTCTGAAAGACAAGGCTGCTACCGATTATTCTTTGCAAAAGCCGGAAAAGTACTTATCCAAAAAGTCTATTGAACGGAGAAAGAAACAGGGTTTGAAGATTGATTCCACCGATTTGCCGGTATGTAAGAAATATGTAGACGCTATCCGTCGGAAAGGAGTTCACATACTTGTGACCGGAAAATGGGAGAATTTCGTTACTGTCTCTTGTAATGACAGTGTGTTGATAGATGAGATTGCCCGGTTGCCTTTTGTGCGTTCTGCGGAAAAAGTATGGAAAGGAAAGATGGAAAAAGCTACCCGAAGAGATTCGTTGATTAATAAGCCGCTACGTACAGATAGCCTTTACGGTCCTGCGTGTACCCAGATTGAGATAAGCAAGGCGAACCTCCTTCATGATGCGGGTTTCAAGGGAAAAGGAATGACGATTGCGGTTATTGATGCGGGATTCCATAATGTAGATAAGATTGAAGCGATGAAGAATATCGATATTCAGGGTGTGCGTGACTTTGTAAACCCGGAGGCGGATATTTATGCGGAAAGCAGTCACGGTATGTCCGTCCTTTCCTGTATGGCGATGAATCAGCCGAATGTCATGATCGGTACGGCTCCCGAAGCTTCTTATTGGTTATTGCGCAGTGAGGATGAGTATTCGGAGAACTTAGTGGAACAGGACTATTGGGCGGCAGCTATTGAGTTTGCCGATAGCGTAGGTGTGGATTTGGTGAATACATCACTCGGATATTATTCCTTTGATGATCCGACAAAGAATTATAGGTACCGTGATCTGAACGGGCATTATGCGTTGATGTCACGTGAGGCTTCCCATGCAGCCGATAAAGGAATGGTCGTTGTTTGCAGTGCCGGAAACTCCGGGGCGGGTTCGTGGAAGAAGATTACCCCTCCGGGAGATGCGGAAAATGTGATCACTGTAGGCGCCATTAATAAAAGAGGTGAGTTGGCTCCGTTTTCTTCCGTAGGAAATACGGCGGACGGACGGGTGAAACCTGATGTGGTGGCTGTCGGTCTGGGATCGGATGTGATGGGAACGAATGGCAATCTTAGCCGTGCCAACGGTACGTCGTTCTCTTCTCCGATTATGTGTGGGATGGTGGCTTGTCTGTGGCAGGCTTGTCCAAAGCTGACGGCAAAAGAGATAATCGAAATTGTTCGCCGTTCGGGTGACAGAGCCGGTTTCCCCGACAATATTTATGGCTATGGCATACCCGACTTATGGAGGGCTTATCTAGACTCCTCCTCTAAGGAAAAGAAATAA
- the mnmA gene encoding tRNA 2-thiouridine(34) synthase MnmA produces the protein MKERNKRVLVGMSGGIDSTAACLMLQEQGYEIVGVTMRVWGDEPQDARELAARMGIEHYVADERIPFKETIVKNFIDEYKQGRTPNPCVMCNPLFKFRVLTEWADKLDCDWIATGHYSRLEEKNGHIYIIAGDDDKKDQSYFLWRLGQEVLKRCIFPLGDYTKVKVREYLAEKGYEAKSKEGESMEVCFIKGDYRDFLREQCPELDSEIGPGWFVNSEGVKLGQHKGAPYYTIGQRKGLEIALGKPAYVLKINPQKNTVMLGDAEQLKTDYMLAEQDKIVDEQELFQCENLTVRIRYRSRPLACRVRRLEDGRLLVRFLETASAIAPGQSAVFYDGKRVLGGAFIASQRGIGLVILENEGF, from the coding sequence ATGAAAGAACGAAATAAGAGAGTGCTGGTGGGTATGAGTGGCGGTATAGACAGTACCGCTGCCTGTCTTATGCTGCAAGAACAAGGATACGAAATAGTGGGAGTCACTATGCGTGTGTGGGGAGATGAGCCGCAGGATGCCAGAGAGTTGGCTGCCAGGATGGGCATTGAACATTATGTGGCGGATGAACGTATACCTTTTAAAGAGACTATTGTAAAAAACTTCATAGACGAATATAAGCAGGGACGTACACCGAATCCTTGTGTGATGTGCAATCCGTTGTTTAAGTTCCGTGTGTTGACGGAATGGGCGGACAAGTTGGATTGTGATTGGATTGCTACCGGACATTATTCACGGCTGGAAGAGAAAAACGGGCATATTTATATCATAGCCGGAGACGATGATAAAAAAGACCAGTCTTATTTTCTTTGGAGGTTGGGACAGGAAGTGCTGAAGCGTTGTATCTTTCCGTTGGGAGATTATACGAAAGTGAAAGTGCGTGAATACTTGGCTGAGAAAGGCTATGAGGCTAAATCGAAGGAGGGGGAGAGCATGGAAGTCTGTTTCATTAAAGGAGATTACCGCGACTTTCTCCGTGAACAGTGTCCGGAATTGGATAGCGAGATCGGTCCGGGATGGTTTGTCAACTCCGAAGGTGTAAAGCTGGGGCAGCACAAAGGGGCGCCTTATTATACTATAGGTCAGAGGAAAGGACTGGAAATCGCGCTTGGAAAGCCTGCTTATGTATTGAAAATCAACCCTCAGAAGAATACGGTGATGCTTGGCGATGCGGAGCAGTTGAAGACGGATTATATGTTGGCGGAGCAGGATAAGATTGTGGACGAACAAGAACTGTTTCAGTGTGAGAACCTGACAGTACGGATTCGCTATCGCAGTCGTCCGTTGGCCTGTCGGGTGAGACGTCTTGAAGACGGGCGTTTGCTTGTCCGTTTTCTTGAAACGGCTTCGGCTATAGCTCCCGGACAATCGGCTGTATTCTATGATGGAAAGCGAGTGTTGGGAGGAGCTTTCATAGCTTCACAGCGTGGAATAGGTCTGGTGATTCTGGAAAACGAAGGATTTTAA
- a CDS encoding exodeoxyribonuclease X C-terminal domain-containing protein, producing MANPRLPGISENEQALLYAKLNEYNRGRASFKEAGVYLVVLPRPGKPNYSLWLYSPLPEKQSILYIHDLSPDINESLRMASTMFYYSRRCLILVDYNEKRMQSNGDDLIFFGKYRGHFLHEILKVDPAYLSWIAYKFTPRIPKQERFVKIAQAYHSVHLDLMQRKSKEKHSASRYLGELGEKLADLRLKVIRVRLEDDPYKTRINGTVPQFFVKQVLTLADASGNLVIMSIPSKNPSAVSCTLSGIEHEYRPGEIIYVASARVSRRYESYGSKYTRISHVKLAMATTV from the coding sequence ATGGCTAACCCAAGATTACCGGGCATTTCCGAAAATGAGCAAGCCTTATTGTATGCCAAACTGAATGAATACAACCGAGGCAGGGCCTCTTTCAAAGAGGCGGGAGTTTACTTGGTGGTATTACCCCGACCGGGTAAACCCAACTATTCGTTATGGCTTTATTCTCCTCTACCGGAAAAACAATCCATCCTTTACATACATGATTTGTCACCGGACATCAATGAATCCCTCCGTATGGCAAGTACTATGTTCTATTATTCAAGGCGCTGCCTGATTCTTGTAGATTACAACGAAAAGAGAATGCAAAGCAATGGCGACGACCTTATCTTTTTCGGGAAGTATCGGGGGCATTTCCTACATGAGATATTGAAAGTGGATCCGGCTTATTTGAGTTGGATAGCCTATAAGTTTACACCGAGAATCCCCAAACAGGAACGTTTCGTCAAGATAGCGCAAGCTTATCACTCCGTACATTTAGACCTCATGCAAAGGAAGTCGAAAGAGAAACATTCAGCAAGCCGGTATTTGGGTGAGCTGGGGGAGAAACTCGCAGACCTCAGATTAAAAGTCATACGGGTGCGGTTGGAAGATGATCCGTATAAGACAAGAATAAATGGTACTGTACCACAATTCTTTGTAAAGCAGGTACTGACATTGGCCGATGCAAGCGGCAACCTGGTTATCATGAGTATACCGTCAAAAAATCCCAGTGCGGTTTCATGCACACTATCCGGGATAGAACATGAATACCGACCGGGAGAAATCATTTATGTCGCATCTGCGCGGGTGTCACGCCGATACGAAAGTTACGGGTCAAAGTATACCCGTATCAGTCACGTCAAACTTGCTATGGCCACAACAGTTTAA
- the ispF gene encoding 2-C-methyl-D-erythritol 2,4-cyclodiphosphate synthase, producing the protein MKIRVGFGFDVHQLVEGRELWLGGVLLEHTKGLLGHSDADVLLHAVCDALLGAANMRDIGYHFPDTAGEFKNIDSKILLKKTVELIASKGYKVGNIDATICAERPKLKAHIPLMQETMANVMGIDVDDISIKATTTEKLGFTGREEGISAYATVLIEKD; encoded by the coding sequence ATGAAGATAAGAGTAGGCTTTGGTTTTGATGTGCACCAATTGGTTGAAGGACGTGAGCTGTGGCTTGGAGGCGTTCTTCTGGAACACACAAAAGGATTGCTGGGGCATTCGGACGCTGATGTGCTATTGCACGCCGTCTGTGATGCATTGCTGGGAGCTGCGAATATGCGTGACATTGGCTATCACTTTCCGGATACAGCGGGAGAATTTAAGAATATCGACAGCAAAATCCTTCTGAAAAAGACCGTAGAACTGATTGCTTCCAAAGGATATAAGGTCGGTAATATTGACGCGACTATCTGCGCCGAACGCCCGAAGCTGAAAGCGCATATTCCTTTGATGCAGGAAACAATGGCAAACGTGATGGGTATCGATGTTGATGATATTTCCATTAAAGCGACCACTACCGAGAAACTCGGATTTACTGGTCGGGAAGAAGGTATCTCGGCTTATGCCACAGTACTGATAGAAAAGGATTAA
- a CDS encoding fumarylacetoacetate hydrolase family protein — translation MKIIAVGMNYAQHNQELGHTQINTEPVIFMKPDSAILKDGKPFFIPDFSNEIHYETELVVRINRLGKNIAPRFANRYYDAVTVGIDFTARDLQRKFREQGNPWELCKGFDSSAAIGDFVPVDRYKDIRHLNFNLLIDGKEVQKGCTADMLFKVDDIIAYVSQFVTLKIGDLLFTGTPAGVGPVGIGQHLQGYLEGEKLLDFYVR, via the coding sequence ATGAAGATTATAGCAGTAGGAATGAACTACGCTCAGCATAATCAGGAGCTGGGACATACACAGATAAATACGGAACCGGTCATTTTTATGAAGCCGGACTCTGCCATTTTAAAGGACGGCAAGCCGTTTTTCATTCCTGACTTTTCTAACGAGATACATTATGAGACGGAATTGGTAGTCCGTATCAACCGTTTGGGGAAGAACATCGCTCCTCGTTTTGCTAACCGCTATTATGATGCCGTGACTGTGGGTATCGATTTTACTGCCCGTGATCTTCAGCGAAAGTTCCGTGAGCAGGGAAATCCTTGGGAACTTTGCAAAGGCTTCGATTCTTCGGCGGCTATCGGAGATTTTGTTCCGGTAGACCGTTACAAGGATATCCGGCATTTGAACTTCAATCTGTTGATTGACGGTAAAGAAGTGCAAAAAGGGTGTACGGCGGATATGCTTTTCAAAGTGGATGACATCATAGCGTATGTCAGTCAATTCGTGACACTGAAAATAGGTGATTTGCTATTTACCGGTACACCTGCCGGTGTAGGTCCGGTCGGTATCGGACAACATTTGCAAGGATATCTGGAGGGGGAAAAACTATTGGACTTCTATGTCCGCTGA
- a CDS encoding redox-sensing transcriptional repressor Rex has product MSTYIRKEADKVPEPTLRRLPWYLSNIKLMKEKGEQYVSSTQISKEINIDASQIAKDLSYVNISGRTRVGYNIDALIEVLESFLGFTNMHKAFLFGVGSLGGALLRDSGLRHFGLEIVAAFDVNPELVGKDLGGIPIFHSDDFEAKMKEYDVNIGVLTVPINIAQEITNKMVDGGIKAVWNFTPFRIRVPENIVVQNTSLYAHLAVMFNRLNFNEK; this is encoded by the coding sequence ATGAGCACTTATATACGAAAAGAGGCGGATAAAGTGCCGGAGCCTACCTTGCGCAGACTTCCCTGGTATCTGTCCAATATAAAACTAATGAAAGAAAAAGGAGAGCAATATGTCTCCTCGACACAAATCTCTAAGGAAATAAATATTGACGCTTCTCAAATCGCCAAAGACTTGTCGTATGTGAACATATCGGGACGTACGAGAGTGGGCTATAATATTGATGCACTGATTGAGGTTTTGGAAAGCTTTCTTGGATTTACTAATATGCACAAAGCCTTTTTGTTTGGTGTAGGTAGTTTGGGAGGTGCGTTACTCCGCGACTCGGGTTTGCGTCATTTCGGCCTGGAAATTGTGGCGGCTTTTGATGTCAATCCGGAATTGGTAGGGAAGGACTTAGGTGGAATTCCAATTTTCCATTCTGATGACTTTGAAGCAAAGATGAAGGAATATGATGTGAATATCGGTGTGCTGACAGTACCTATTAATATCGCTCAGGAAATTACAAATAAGATGGTAGACGGAGGAATAAAGGCAGTGTGGAACTTTACTCCTTTCCGTATTCGCGTGCCGGAAAATATTGTCGTACAGAACACTTCTCTTTATGCGCATCTGGCCGTTATGTTTAACCGATTGAATTTTAACGAGAAATAA
- a CDS encoding translation initiation factor, translating to MKKNDWKDRLNIVYSTNPDFGYEMDDDEEQSTLDKDKQNLRVSIDKKNRGGKVVTLITGFVGTENDLKELGKLLKSKCGVGGSAKDGEIMVQGDFKVKIIELLIKEGYTRTKGAGG from the coding sequence ATGAAAAAGAATGATTGGAAAGATCGATTGAACATCGTGTATTCTACTAATCCCGACTTCGGCTATGAGATGGACGATGATGAAGAACAGTCCACCCTTGACAAAGACAAACAAAACCTCCGGGTTTCCATTGACAAGAAGAATCGCGGCGGGAAAGTGGTAACATTAATTACCGGATTCGTGGGTACGGAGAACGACTTGAAAGAATTAGGCAAGCTGCTTAAAAGCAAATGTGGAGTAGGCGGTTCGGCCAAAGACGGAGAGATAATGGTACAGGGAGACTTCAAGGTCAAAATTATAGAACTGCTCATCAAGGAAGGCTATACCAGAACCAAAGGGGCAGGCGGTTAA
- the tsf gene encoding translation elongation factor Ts: MAVSMADITKLRKMTGAGMMDCKNALTEAEGDFDKAMEIIRKKGQAVAAKRSEREASEGCVLAKTTGDRAVIVALKCETDFVAQNADFVKLTQDILDLAVANKCKTLDEVKALPMGNGTVQDAVTDRSGITGEKMELDGYMTVEGVSTAVYNHMNRNGLCTIVAFNKPVDEQLAKQVAMQIAAMNPIAIDEDGVSEEIKQKEIEVAIEKTKAEQVQKAVEAALKKANINPAHVDSEEHMESNMAKGWITAEDVAKAKEIIATVSAEKAAHLPEQMIQNIAKGRLAKFLKEVCLLNQEDIMDGKKTVREVLTAADPELKIVDFKRFTLKAE, from the coding sequence ATGGCTGTAAGTATGGCTGATATTACCAAGCTGCGTAAAATGACCGGAGCTGGTATGATGGATTGCAAAAACGCGTTGACTGAAGCTGAGGGCGATTTCGACAAGGCAATGGAGATTATCCGTAAGAAAGGACAAGCTGTTGCTGCTAAACGTTCGGAACGTGAGGCTTCTGAAGGTTGTGTTCTTGCTAAGACTACCGGTGACCGTGCTGTTATCGTTGCTTTGAAGTGTGAAACTGACTTTGTGGCTCAGAACGCTGATTTCGTGAAATTGACTCAGGATATTCTTGATCTTGCTGTGGCTAACAAATGCAAGACTTTGGACGAAGTAAAGGCATTGCCTATGGGTAACGGTACTGTACAGGATGCAGTGACTGACCGTAGCGGTATCACAGGTGAGAAAATGGAACTGGATGGCTACATGACTGTAGAAGGTGTAAGCACTGCTGTTTACAACCACATGAACAGAAATGGCCTTTGCACGATTGTTGCTTTCAACAAGCCTGTTGACGAGCAACTGGCTAAGCAGGTAGCTATGCAGATTGCTGCTATGAACCCGATTGCTATTGATGAGGACGGTGTTTCAGAAGAAATCAAACAGAAAGAAATCGAAGTTGCTATTGAGAAGACAAAAGCTGAACAGGTACAGAAAGCAGTTGAGGCTGCTTTGAAGAAAGCTAATATCAACCCGGCTCACGTAGACAGCGAAGAGCACATGGAAAGCAACATGGCTAAGGGCTGGATTACAGCTGAAGATGTAGCGAAAGCAAAAGAAATCATCGCTACTGTTTCTGCTGAGAAAGCTGCACACTTGCCTGAACAGATGATTCAGAATATCGCTAAGGGTCGTTTGGCTAAGTTCTTGAAAGAAGTTTGCTTGCTGAATCAGGAAGATATCATGGACGGTAAGAAGACTGTAAGAGAAGTATTGACTGCTGCTGATCCTGAATTGAAGATTGTTGACTTCAAACGTTTCACTTTGAAAGCTGAATAA
- the rpsB gene encoding 30S ribosomal protein S2: MSRTNFDTLLEAGCHFGHLKRKWNPAMAPYIFMERNGIHIIDLHKTVAKVDEAAEALKQIAKSGKKVLFVATKKQAKQVVAEKAQSVNMPYVIERWPGGMLTNFPTIRKAVKKMATIDKLTNDGTYANLSKREILQISRQRAKLDKTLGSIADLTRLPSALFVIDVMKENIAVREANRLGIPVFGIVDTNSDPTNIDFVIPANDDATKSVEVILDACCAAMIEGLEERKAEKIDMEAAGEAPANKGKKKSVKARLDKSDEEAINAAKAAAFIKEDEEA, from the coding sequence ATGTCAAGAACAAATTTTGATACATTATTGGAAGCTGGTTGCCACTTCGGACACCTTAAGAGAAAGTGGAATCCTGCAATGGCTCCTTATATTTTCATGGAACGCAATGGTATTCATATCATTGACCTCCACAAAACAGTTGCAAAAGTAGACGAAGCTGCTGAAGCTTTGAAACAGATTGCCAAATCCGGCAAGAAAGTTCTTTTTGTTGCTACTAAAAAACAAGCGAAACAAGTTGTAGCTGAGAAAGCTCAATCTGTTAATATGCCTTATGTAATCGAACGCTGGCCGGGTGGTATGTTGACCAACTTCCCGACTATCCGTAAGGCTGTGAAGAAAATGGCTACTATCGATAAATTGACTAACGATGGTACTTATGCTAACCTTTCTAAGAGAGAAATCCTTCAGATCTCTCGTCAACGTGCAAAATTGGACAAGACTTTGGGCTCTATCGCTGACCTGACTCGTCTGCCGTCTGCTTTGTTCGTTATCGACGTGATGAAAGAAAACATCGCAGTTCGCGAAGCTAACCGTTTGGGTATTCCTGTGTTCGGTATCGTTGATACTAACTCTGATCCTACAAACATCGACTTCGTAATTCCTGCTAACGATGACGCTACTAAATCTGTAGAAGTTATCTTGGATGCTTGCTGCGCTGCAATGATCGAAGGTTTGGAAGAAAGAAAAGCTGAAAAGATCGACATGGAAGCTGCTGGTGAAGCTCCTGCCAACAAAGGCAAGAAGAAATCAGTGAAAGCTAGACTCGACAAGTCTGACGAAGAAGCTATCAACGCAGCTAAAGCTGCTGCTTTCATCAAGGAAGACGAAGAGGCTTAA
- the rpsI gene encoding 30S ribosomal protein S9: MEVVNALGRRKRAIARIFVSEGTGKITINKRDLAEYFPSTILQYVVKQPLNKIGAAEKYDIKVNLCGGGFTGQSQALRLAIARALVKINAEDKAALRAEGFMTRDPRSVERKKPGQPKARRRFQFSKR, translated from the coding sequence ATGGAAGTAGTAAATGCATTAGGCAGACGTAAACGTGCTATCGCACGCATATTCGTAAGCGAAGGTACAGGAAAGATTACTATTAACAAGAGAGACCTTGCAGAGTACTTTCCATCAACTATTCTTCAGTATGTTGTAAAACAACCATTGAACAAGATTGGTGCTGCTGAGAAGTATGACATCAAGGTTAACTTGTGTGGTGGTGGTTTCACAGGTCAGTCTCAGGCTTTGCGTCTGGCAATCGCCCGTGCACTGGTGAAAATCAACGCTGAAGACAAAGCTGCTCTTCGTGCTGAAGGCTTCATGACTCGCGACCCGCGTTCTGTTGAACGTAAGAAACCGGGACAGCCGAAAGCTCGTAGAAGATTCCAGTTCAGCAAGCGTTAA
- the rplM gene encoding 50S ribosomal protein L13 encodes MDTLSYKTISANKATVTKEWVIVDATDQTLGRLGAKVAKLLRGKYKPNFTPHVDCGDNVIIINADKVKLTGNKWNDRVYLSYTGYPGGQREMTPARLITKPNGEERLLKKVVKGMLPKNILGAKLLNNLYVYAGSEHKHEAQSPKMIDINSYK; translated from the coding sequence GTGGATACTTTAAGTTACAAGACCATTTCTGCAAACAAGGCAACCGTAACCAAAGAATGGGTTATTGTTGACGCTACAGACCAGACTTTAGGTCGTCTGGGAGCAAAAGTTGCAAAATTGCTGAGAGGAAAGTACAAACCGAACTTTACTCCTCACGTAGACTGCGGTGATAACGTTATCATCATCAATGCAGACAAAGTAAAACTGACTGGTAACAAATGGAATGACAGAGTATATTTGTCATATACTGGTTATCCCGGTGGTCAGAGAGAAATGACTCCTGCCCGTTTGATTACAAAACCGAACGGTGAAGAGAGATTACTGAAAAAAGTAGTGAAGGGTATGCTTCCTAAGAACATTCTGGGAGCTAAATTGCTGAACAACTTGTATGTTTACGCTGGTAGCGAACACAAGCACGAAGCTCAAAGCCCGAAAATGATTGATATTAATTCATATAAATAA